One stretch of Chryseobacterium indologenes DNA includes these proteins:
- a CDS encoding 4-hydroxy-tetrahydrodipicolinate reductase translates to MKIGLFGFGKAGKAVASVILQNKDHSLQWIYRKSNRSSAKDAADFLGVESDDPGHFYSEKKISVEELLEEHPVDAIIDFSSQDGIYAYGESAAQKKVRIISAISHYSDKEVRFLNKLAQKATVFWSPNITLGINYLLYAAQFLKKIAPFVDIEIVEEHFKDKQGISGTAIRIADVLDLKDEKINTIRAGGIVGKHEVIFGFPFQTVRLIHESISRDAFGNGALFAAEHLINKKPGFYKFEDLLHPYFKV, encoded by the coding sequence TCAAAACAAAGATCATTCTCTGCAATGGATTTACAGAAAATCAAACAGATCTTCTGCCAAAGATGCCGCAGACTTTCTTGGAGTGGAAAGCGATGATCCCGGTCATTTTTATTCAGAGAAAAAAATAAGTGTGGAAGAATTACTTGAAGAGCATCCGGTAGATGCCATCATTGACTTTTCATCCCAGGATGGAATTTATGCTTACGGAGAATCTGCCGCACAAAAGAAGGTAAGAATCATATCAGCGATTTCTCATTATTCTGATAAGGAAGTACGTTTTCTGAATAAACTGGCTCAGAAAGCAACTGTATTCTGGTCACCTAATATTACGCTGGGTATTAATTATTTACTGTATGCCGCTCAGTTTTTAAAAAAGATTGCCCCTTTTGTAGATATCGAAATAGTAGAAGAGCATTTTAAAGATAAACAGGGAATTTCAGGAACAGCCATCCGTATTGCAGATGTTCTGGATTTGAAGGATGAAAAGATAAATACCATAAGAGCCGGCGGAATCGTAGGAAAACATGAGGTTATTTTTGGTTTTCCCTTCCAGACGGTAAGGCTCATTCATGAATCTATTTCACGGGATGCCTTTGGCAACGGAGCTTTGTTTGCTGCCGAACATCTTATCAATAAAAAACCGGGCTTCTATAAATTTGAGGATTTGTTGCATCCTTATTTCAAAGTATAG